One stretch of Priestia megaterium DNA includes these proteins:
- the fliH gene encoding flagellar assembly protein FliH, whose translation MSNIIKSTYTNKLSDENAKHIQVIPFGFPIQDEPTEEHLQQENAQHVIEQAHSEAEIIKAEADAYRKQAQNEVERLKKQWEEEKVLLFQQEQKRGYEEGYEEGLLQGKQEYEHVLAMSRNIVDETKNQYYEYINQSEEVIFELGFTLAETILNEQLQRNESFLSLVARSLKEVREHKEIQLFVSPKKYAYVCEHKRELFDLLNGETGLFIYADENLQEMDCVIDSSYGRLVASFDSQLTEMKKKLKERLLEESKHESRTTHS comes from the coding sequence TTGTCTAATATCATTAAATCAACTTATACGAACAAACTTTCAGACGAAAATGCTAAGCACATTCAAGTCATTCCATTTGGTTTTCCGATACAAGATGAGCCCACAGAAGAACATCTTCAGCAAGAAAATGCACAGCACGTTATTGAGCAAGCGCACAGTGAAGCTGAAATAATAAAGGCCGAGGCAGACGCCTACCGCAAACAAGCTCAAAACGAAGTTGAACGTTTGAAAAAGCAGTGGGAAGAAGAGAAGGTGCTGCTGTTTCAACAAGAACAAAAGCGAGGCTATGAAGAAGGATACGAAGAAGGGCTGCTTCAAGGAAAACAAGAGTATGAACATGTATTAGCCATGTCGCGAAACATTGTTGACGAAACAAAGAATCAGTACTACGAATATATAAATCAATCTGAAGAAGTCATCTTTGAATTAGGTTTCACCCTAGCTGAAACGATTTTAAATGAGCAGCTTCAAAGAAATGAATCATTTTTATCACTTGTTGCAAGGTCTTTAAAAGAAGTTAGAGAACATAAAGAAATCCAGCTTTTTGTTTCTCCGAAAAAATATGCATATGTATGTGAACATAAACGAGAACTGTTCGATTTATTGAACGGAGAAACCGGGCTGTTTATTTATGCAGATGAAAATCTTCAGGAAATGGATTGTGTCATCGATTCTTCTTATGGGCGTCTTGTTGCTTCTTTTGATAGTCAGTTAACGGAAATGAAGAAAAAATTAAAAGAACGTTTGTTAGAGGAGAGTAAACATGAAAGTCGCACAACTCATTCATGA
- the fliG gene encoding flagellar motor switch protein FliG has protein sequence MVKAMQKNELTGKQKAAILLISLGPDVSASIYKHLSEDEIEQLTLEISSVRKVEPSLKEAVLHEFEQITLAQNYLEKGGVSYAKQVLEKALGPEQAMMIINRLTSSLQVRPFDFARKADPMQLLNFIQHEHPQTIALILSYLEPPQAGQILSSLPQERQADIARRIATMGSTSPEVINEVEQILERKLSATVTQDYTQTGGLEAVVEVLNGVDRATEKIIIDTLEIQDPALAEEIKQRMFVFEDIVTLDNRSIQRVIRDVENDDLLLSLKVASEEVKSIIFKNMSSRMVETFKEEMEFMGPVRLKDVEEAQSRIVAAIRRLEDAGEIVLARGGGDDIIV, from the coding sequence ATGGTAAAGGCTATGCAAAAAAATGAGTTAACTGGAAAGCAAAAAGCAGCAATTTTGTTGATTTCTCTCGGTCCGGATGTATCAGCTTCTATCTATAAACATCTCAGTGAAGATGAAATTGAGCAACTAACGCTTGAAATTTCTTCAGTGAGAAAAGTAGAGCCGTCTCTAAAAGAAGCTGTGCTTCATGAGTTTGAACAAATAACGCTTGCTCAAAACTACCTTGAAAAAGGAGGAGTAAGCTATGCGAAACAGGTGTTAGAAAAAGCACTTGGACCAGAGCAGGCTATGATGATTATCAATCGATTAACTTCTTCTTTGCAAGTTCGTCCGTTTGACTTTGCCAGAAAAGCTGATCCTATGCAGCTGTTAAATTTTATTCAGCATGAGCATCCTCAGACGATTGCTCTTATTTTATCTTACTTAGAGCCGCCGCAGGCAGGACAAATCTTATCATCACTGCCTCAGGAAAGGCAAGCGGATATTGCAAGGCGGATTGCAACGATGGGAAGTACATCTCCGGAAGTCATTAATGAAGTGGAGCAAATTTTAGAGAGAAAGCTTTCTGCTACTGTTACCCAAGACTATACTCAAACAGGTGGTTTAGAAGCAGTAGTTGAAGTATTAAATGGAGTAGACCGAGCGACTGAAAAAATTATTATTGATACGCTTGAGATTCAAGATCCGGCATTAGCAGAAGAAATCAAACAGCGAATGTTTGTATTTGAGGATATCGTAACGCTCGATAACCGTTCTATTCAGCGTGTGATACGAGATGTAGAAAATGATGATTTATTGTTGAGCTTAAAAGTAGCAAGTGAAGAAGTGAAATCTATTATTTTTAAAAATATGTCTAGCCGTATGGTGGAAACGTTTAAAGAAGAAATGGAATTTATGGGTCCTGTGCGTTTGAAAGATGTAGAGGAAGCTCAGTCACGTATCGTTGCTGCAATTAGACGTTTAGAAGATGCTGGTGAAATTGTACTAGCTCGAGGTGGAGGAGACGATATTATTGTCTAA
- the tsf gene encoding translation elongation factor Ts, with protein MAITAQMVKELREKTGAGMMDCKKALTETNGDMEQAIDFLREKGIAKAAKKSDRIAAEGLTYIETQGNEAVILEVNSETDFVAKNEGFQKLTKELAAHILANKPADAAEAATQKMENGATVEEHINSAIATIGEKLSLRRFAVATKTDADAFGAYLHAGGRIGVLTVLSGTTEEAVAKDVAMHIAAINPKYISRDQVSAEETEREREVLTQQALNEGKPEKIVAKMVEGRLGKFFEDICLLDQTFVKNPDQKVRQFVESKGATVESFVRFEVGEGIEKRQDNFAEEVMNQVKK; from the coding sequence ATGGCAATTACTGCTCAAATGGTAAAAGAATTACGTGAAAAAACTGGCGCTGGTATGATGGATTGTAAAAAAGCGTTAACTGAAACTAACGGTGATATGGAGCAAGCAATCGATTTCTTACGTGAAAAAGGTATTGCAAAAGCTGCTAAAAAATCAGACCGTATTGCTGCTGAAGGTCTAACTTACATCGAAACTCAAGGTAACGAAGCTGTTATCTTAGAAGTTAACTCTGAAACTGATTTCGTTGCGAAAAACGAAGGTTTCCAAAAATTAACAAAAGAATTAGCTGCTCACATTTTAGCTAACAAACCAGCTGACGCTGCTGAAGCTGCTACTCAAAAAATGGAAAACGGTGCAACTGTTGAAGAACACATCAACTCTGCAATCGCTACAATCGGAGAAAAATTATCTCTACGTCGTTTCGCTGTAGCAACAAAAACTGATGCTGATGCATTCGGTGCTTACCTACATGCTGGCGGACGTATCGGTGTGTTAACAGTATTATCTGGTACAACTGAAGAAGCTGTTGCAAAAGACGTTGCTATGCACATCGCTGCAATCAACCCTAAATACATCTCTCGTGACCAAGTTTCTGCTGAAGAAACTGAGCGTGAGCGCGAAGTATTAACTCAACAAGCATTAAACGAAGGCAAACCAGAAAAAATCGTTGCAAAAATGGTTGAAGGTCGCCTTGGCAAATTCTTCGAAGATATTTGCTTACTAGATCAAACATTTGTTAAAAATCCTGATCAAAAAGTACGTCAGTTCGTTGAGAGCAAAGGCGCTACTGTTGAAAGCTTCGTTCGTTTTGAAGTAGGAGAAGGTATTGAGAAACGTCAAGACAACTTCGCTGAAGAAGTAATGAACCAAGTTAAAAAGTAA
- a CDS encoding proline--tRNA ligase has product MRQSSTLIPTLREVPADADIKSHQLLLRAGYMRQNASGVYSFLPLGKRVLQKVEQIVREEMDRAGSVELLMPALQQAELWQESGRWYSYGPELMRMKDRHGREFALGATHEEVITSLLRDEVKSYKRLPLNLYQIQTKFRDEKRPRFGLLRGREFIMKDAYSFHASQESLDEVYDKMFAAYSRIFERCGLNFRAVIADSGAMGGKDTHEFMVLSEIGEDTIAYSDTSSYAANVEMAPVVNTYEKSTEAEKELTKVETPNQHSIEDVAAFLNVEATSCIKSLLFKVDDRFVLVLVRGDHEVNDIKVKNYFEASVVELATPEETKEVLKCAVGSVGPIGVSDSVEVVADNAVKAIVNGVCGANEEGYHYTNVNERDFNATYEDFRFIQEGDQSPDGQGVIKFAKGIEVGHVFKLGTRYSEAMGATYLDENGRSQPMIMGCYGIGVSRTVAAIAEQFNDENGLLWPEAVTPYQVHVIPVNVKNDEQRELGEKLYNELLDNRFEVLLDDRQERAGVKFADSDLIGLPVRVTVGKRASEGIVEVKVRKTGESLEVSVDNLVSTVKELLAK; this is encoded by the coding sequence ATGAGACAAAGTTCTACATTGATTCCTACATTAAGAGAAGTGCCAGCTGATGCGGACATAAAAAGCCATCAGCTCCTATTGCGCGCAGGTTATATGCGCCAGAATGCAAGCGGGGTGTACAGCTTCTTACCGCTTGGTAAGCGAGTATTGCAAAAAGTTGAACAAATTGTTCGTGAAGAAATGGACCGTGCTGGTTCTGTCGAATTATTGATGCCTGCTTTACAACAAGCTGAATTGTGGCAAGAGTCTGGGCGCTGGTATTCATATGGGCCTGAGTTAATGCGTATGAAAGATCGTCACGGCCGTGAATTTGCTTTGGGAGCAACACACGAAGAAGTTATCACAAGCTTGCTTCGTGACGAAGTGAAGTCATATAAACGTTTACCGCTAAATTTATATCAAATTCAAACGAAGTTCCGCGATGAAAAACGTCCACGCTTTGGATTATTACGCGGTCGTGAATTTATTATGAAAGATGCATATTCGTTTCATGCTTCTCAAGAAAGTTTAGATGAAGTATATGACAAAATGTTTGCTGCCTACAGCCGCATCTTTGAGCGCTGCGGATTAAATTTCCGTGCGGTTATCGCTGATTCAGGTGCAATGGGCGGAAAAGATACGCATGAATTTATGGTTCTTTCTGAAATTGGGGAAGATACAATTGCTTATTCAGATACATCTTCTTATGCAGCCAATGTTGAAATGGCACCGGTTGTAAATACGTATGAAAAATCAACTGAAGCCGAAAAAGAATTAACAAAAGTGGAAACACCAAATCAGCATAGCATTGAAGACGTAGCTGCTTTCTTAAACGTTGAAGCGACTTCTTGTATCAAGTCACTCTTATTTAAAGTAGACGATCGTTTTGTGCTTGTACTTGTTCGCGGAGATCACGAAGTAAACGATATTAAAGTGAAAAACTATTTTGAAGCTTCCGTTGTTGAATTGGCAACTCCAGAAGAAACAAAAGAAGTATTAAAATGTGCAGTTGGTTCAGTAGGACCGATTGGCGTAAGCGATTCAGTAGAAGTAGTAGCTGACAATGCTGTAAAAGCAATTGTTAACGGTGTATGCGGAGCAAATGAAGAAGGTTATCACTATACAAATGTGAATGAACGTGACTTTAATGCAACTTACGAGGATTTCCGCTTTATTCAAGAAGGAGATCAGTCACCAGACGGACAAGGTGTTATTAAGTTTGCTAAAGGTATTGAAGTCGGACACGTCTTTAAGCTAGGAACTCGCTACAGTGAAGCAATGGGAGCAACATATTTAGATGAGAATGGACGCAGCCAGCCAATGATTATGGGCTGCTACGGTATCGGTGTTTCTCGTACAGTTGCTGCGATTGCAGAACAGTTTAACGATGAAAATGGTCTTCTATGGCCAGAAGCTGTTACGCCTTATCAAGTGCACGTTATTCCAGTTAACGTGAAAAATGATGAACAGCGTGAACTAGGTGAGAAATTATATAATGAGTTATTAGATAATCGCTTTGAAGTGCTGTTAGATGACCGCCAAGAGCGTGCAGGAGTGAAATTTGCAGACTCAGACTTAATTGGCCTTCCTGTTCGAGTAACAGTTGGAAAACGTGCATCTGAAGGAATTGTAGAAGTAAAAGTGCGTAAAACAGGAGAGTCGTTAGAAGTGTCAGTTGACAATCTTGTTTCCACAGTGAAAGAACTGCTAGCGAAGTAA
- a CDS encoding phosphatidate cytidylyltransferase, protein MKQRIITAIVALAVFVPIVLIGGLPFTLIMYVIGTVGVIELLKMKHLKAMSFPSIISLLLTWMFLLPNGRDVAFQFLSEHKIEVALAAVLLLLMYTVVVKNKFTFDDVGFILLTTVYVGFGFHYFIEVRQEFGLAYLFFAFLIIWATDSGAYFIGRAMGKRKLWPEISPNKTIEGFVGGVVCAIVVAVVFKLLANIDQTMIELLVIGIIVSLFGQMGDLVQSAFKRHYGVKDSGKILPGHGGVLDRFDSLMFIMPILAFLLSL, encoded by the coding sequence ATGAAACAGCGCATTATCACCGCGATTGTAGCACTTGCGGTATTTGTGCCGATTGTTTTAATTGGAGGGTTACCTTTTACCCTTATCATGTATGTAATCGGAACAGTTGGTGTAATTGAACTTTTAAAAATGAAACATTTGAAAGCAATGTCTTTTCCAAGTATCATTAGTTTATTGCTAACTTGGATGTTTTTACTGCCAAACGGAAGAGATGTTGCATTTCAATTCTTAAGTGAACATAAGATAGAAGTAGCGCTTGCTGCTGTCCTTCTTCTGTTGATGTACACGGTTGTCGTCAAAAATAAATTTACCTTCGATGACGTTGGGTTTATTTTATTAACGACAGTATATGTTGGCTTTGGCTTTCATTATTTTATCGAGGTTCGTCAAGAGTTCGGGTTAGCTTATTTGTTCTTTGCTTTCCTTATTATTTGGGCGACGGATTCAGGAGCTTATTTTATTGGACGAGCAATGGGGAAACGAAAGCTATGGCCGGAAATCAGCCCTAATAAAACAATTGAAGGTTTTGTTGGTGGCGTCGTATGCGCGATCGTAGTAGCCGTTGTATTTAAGCTGTTAGCAAATATTGATCAAACCATGATCGAACTACTTGTAATTGGTATTATCGTATCGTTATTTGGACAGATGGGCGATCTTGTACAATCAGCGTTCAAACGTCACTATGGTGTAAAAGATTCAGGGAAGATTTTACCAGGTCATGGTGGGGTTTTAGACCGTTTTGACAGTTTAATGTTCATCATGCCAATTTTAGCTTTTTTATTATCTCTATAA
- the rpsB gene encoding 30S ribosomal protein S2: MSVISMKQLLEAGVHFGHQTRRWNPKMKKYIFTERNGIYIIDLQKTVKKVEEAYKFVKELAADGGTVLFVGTKKQAQDSVKEEAARAGMYFVNQRWLGGTLTNFSTIQKRIKRLKDIEKMQEDGTFEVLPKKEVVQLKKELERLEKFLGGIKDMKQLPDALFIIDPRKERIAVAEAKKLHIPIVGIVDTNCDPDEIDYVIPANDDAIRAVKLLTSKVADAILEAKQGEETAVETETTTA, from the coding sequence ATGTCAGTAATTTCAATGAAACAATTACTAGAAGCTGGTGTACATTTCGGTCACCAAACTCGCCGTTGGAACCCAAAGATGAAGAAATACATCTTCACTGAGCGTAACGGCATCTACATTATCGATCTTCAAAAAACAGTTAAGAAAGTAGAAGAAGCGTACAAATTCGTTAAAGAATTAGCTGCAGACGGCGGTACTGTTTTATTCGTAGGTACGAAAAAACAAGCTCAAGATTCTGTTAAAGAAGAAGCAGCTCGCGCTGGTATGTACTTCGTTAACCAACGTTGGTTAGGTGGTACATTAACTAACTTCTCAACTATCCAAAAACGTATCAAACGTTTAAAAGATATCGAAAAAATGCAAGAAGACGGTACTTTCGAAGTACTACCTAAGAAAGAAGTAGTTCAACTTAAAAAAGAGTTAGAGCGTCTTGAAAAATTCTTAGGCGGCATTAAAGATATGAAACAACTTCCAGATGCATTATTCATCATTGACCCTCGTAAAGAGCGTATTGCAGTAGCGGAAGCTAAAAAATTACACATTCCAATCGTTGGTATCGTAGACACTAACTGTGATCCAGACGAAATTGACTATGTAATCCCTGCAAACGATGATGCAATTCGTGCTGTTAAACTTTTAACTTCTAAAGTTGCTGATGCTATTTTAGAAGCTAAACAAGGTGAAGAAACAGCAGTTGAAACTGAAACAACTACTGCTTAA
- the dxr gene encoding 1-deoxy-D-xylulose-5-phosphate reductoisomerase, with the protein MKKISLLGATGSIGTQTVDIVRAHPEHFELSAISVGRNINEARKIIQQCKPALVSVMKKEDCLSLQAEFPSIRFVYGEEGLVEVATHPSTEVLVNAVLGSVGLTPTLEAIKMRKTIAIANKETLVTAGHLVMEAAKEYGADILPVDSEHSAIFQSLQGQDQKAIDRLILTASGGSFRDKTRAELQGVTVEDALNHPNWSMGAKITIDSATMMNKGLEVIEAHWLFDLPYEKIDVLLHKESIIHSMVEYSDTSVIAQLGTPDMRVPIQYALTYPKRMSLPNTKRLSLADIGQLHFAKMDEERFRCLAFAFQAGKAGGTLPTVLNAANEEAVQAFLDGHITFLQIEDVIEKAMNEHTVIQKPCLSTIKEVDLEAREFVRSAISR; encoded by the coding sequence TTGAAGAAAATTTCCTTGTTAGGAGCTACAGGTTCAATCGGTACTCAAACCGTTGATATTGTTCGAGCGCATCCTGAGCATTTTGAGCTCTCAGCAATCTCTGTAGGTCGAAATATTAATGAAGCAAGAAAGATTATTCAGCAGTGTAAGCCAGCCCTTGTTTCTGTGATGAAGAAAGAAGATTGTCTGTCACTGCAAGCAGAATTCCCTTCTATTCGATTTGTTTATGGAGAAGAAGGGCTTGTGGAAGTGGCAACTCATCCATCCACAGAAGTTTTGGTAAATGCTGTTCTTGGAAGTGTAGGGTTGACTCCTACGCTAGAAGCAATCAAAATGAGAAAAACAATTGCTATTGCAAATAAGGAGACACTTGTTACCGCTGGTCACCTTGTCATGGAAGCAGCCAAGGAATATGGCGCTGATATTTTACCGGTAGACAGTGAGCACTCGGCTATTTTTCAAAGTTTGCAAGGGCAAGATCAAAAAGCAATAGACCGTTTAATTTTAACGGCTTCTGGAGGGAGTTTTCGAGATAAGACGAGAGCAGAACTACAGGGAGTAACGGTTGAAGATGCGTTAAATCATCCAAACTGGTCAATGGGAGCTAAAATTACAATTGATTCGGCAACGATGATGAATAAGGGACTAGAAGTGATTGAAGCACATTGGCTTTTTGATCTTCCCTATGAGAAAATTGATGTATTGTTACATAAGGAAAGCATCATTCATTCTATGGTAGAGTATTCTGATACAAGCGTTATTGCTCAGCTTGGAACGCCTGATATGCGCGTGCCAATTCAATACGCGTTAACGTATCCAAAACGCATGTCTTTGCCTAACACCAAGCGTTTAAGTTTGGCGGATATTGGCCAGCTTCATTTCGCTAAAATGGATGAAGAGCGTTTTCGCTGTTTAGCTTTTGCATTTCAGGCTGGCAAAGCGGGTGGAACACTTCCGACTGTTTTAAATGCAGCTAATGAAGAAGCTGTTCAAGCCTTTCTAGATGGTCACATTACATTTTTACAAATTGAAGATGTGATTGAAAAAGCAATGAATGAACATACTGTAATACAGAAACCTTGTTTATCTACTATTAAAGAAGTAGATTTAGAAGCAAGAGAGTTTGTTAGATCCGCCATCTCTCGATAA
- the pyrH gene encoding UMP kinase, which yields MSQAKYNRIVLKLSGEALAGEDGFGINPSIIKSVAEQVKAVYELGVEIAVVVGGGNIWRGKIGSEMGMDRAAADYMGMLATVMNSLALQDSLENIGVQTRVQTSIEMRQVAEPYIRRKAVRHLEKKRVVIFAAGTGNPYFSTDTTAALRAAEIEADVILMAKNNVDGVYNADPKLVPDAVKYETLTYIDVLKDGLAVMDSTASSLCMDNDIPLIVFSITEEGNIKRAVTGENIGTIVKGK from the coding sequence ATGAGTCAAGCAAAATATAATCGTATCGTATTAAAGTTAAGTGGAGAAGCATTAGCTGGTGAAGATGGTTTTGGTATTAACCCATCCATCATCAAATCTGTTGCTGAACAAGTAAAAGCCGTTTATGAATTAGGTGTGGAAATTGCTGTAGTCGTTGGTGGTGGAAACATTTGGCGTGGTAAAATTGGTAGTGAAATGGGTATGGATCGTGCAGCTGCTGATTATATGGGAATGCTGGCAACAGTAATGAACTCGCTGGCTCTTCAAGATAGCTTAGAGAACATTGGTGTGCAAACACGAGTTCAGACTTCTATCGAGATGAGACAAGTAGCAGAGCCTTATATTAGAAGAAAAGCTGTTCGTCATCTTGAGAAAAAACGCGTTGTTATTTTCGCCGCGGGTACAGGAAACCCTTATTTCTCTACAGATACAACAGCAGCTTTGCGTGCAGCTGAAATCGAGGCTGACGTTATCTTAATGGCTAAAAACAATGTAGATGGCGTTTATAATGCAGATCCTAAGCTTGTACCTGATGCTGTAAAATACGAAACATTAACGTATATTGATGTTTTAAAAGATGGACTAGCTGTTATGGATTCTACAGCTTCTTCATTATGTATGGACAACGATATTCCGCTAATTGTTTTTTCAATTACGGAAGAAGGCAATATTAAACGTGCCGTAACAGGCGAAAACATTGGAACAATTGTAAAGGGGAAATAA
- the frr gene encoding ribosome recycling factor: MPKQVLQNAKERMEKAIQSFSRELASIRAGRASASLLDRVTVEYYGAPTPINQLAQVSVPEARMLVIQPYDKSQIGEVEKAILKSDLGLTPTSDGTIIRLSIPALTEERRRELVKMVKKYAEEAKVAVRNVRRDANDDFKKLEKKGEITEDDLRGYSDDIQKLTDDHIVKVDKVAKDKEEEIMAV, translated from the coding sequence ATGCCAAAACAAGTGTTGCAAAACGCAAAAGAAAGAATGGAAAAAGCAATTCAATCATTTAGTCGTGAACTAGCATCAATTCGTGCTGGACGTGCAAGCGCGTCACTTCTTGACCGCGTAACGGTAGAATACTACGGTGCACCAACACCGATCAACCAATTGGCGCAAGTAAGCGTACCAGAAGCTCGTATGCTTGTTATTCAGCCTTATGACAAATCACAAATTGGTGAAGTTGAAAAAGCCATTTTAAAATCTGATTTAGGATTAACACCTACAAGCGATGGAACTATTATCCGTTTATCGATTCCTGCTTTAACGGAAGAGCGTCGTCGTGAGTTAGTGAAAATGGTGAAAAAATATGCTGAAGAAGCAAAAGTTGCGGTTCGTAACGTACGCCGTGATGCAAACGACGATTTCAAAAAGTTAGAGAAAAAAGGTGAAATTACTGAAGACGATTTACGCGGCTACAGTGATGACATTCAAAAACTAACAGATGACCATATCGTAAAAGTGGATAAAGTGGCGAAAGATAAAGAAGAAGAAATTATGGCAGTTTAA
- a CDS encoding isoprenyl transferase, giving the protein MLRKFQAWKKSQDLNTLSLSERKDQVKQHPVPEHIAIIMDGNGRWAQKRALPRMMGHHEGMKVVRHVTRLANELGVKVLTLYAFSTENWKRPKTEVEFLMKLPEEFLTTFLPELIEKNVQVRIMGDKSELPAHTIRAVDNAIERTKHNTGLILNFALNYGSRHEIIGAIQSLVEDVEQGKVDSSSISENLFSSYLMSKSLPDPDLLIRTSGELRLSNFMLWQLAYTEFWFTEVLWPDFKENHLIEAVEAFQKRGRRFGGV; this is encoded by the coding sequence ATGTTAAGAAAATTTCAAGCATGGAAGAAAAGTCAAGATTTAAATACACTGTCTTTGTCAGAACGAAAAGATCAAGTGAAACAGCACCCTGTTCCTGAACATATCGCAATTATTATGGATGGGAACGGTCGTTGGGCGCAAAAACGAGCTCTTCCTCGCATGATGGGCCATCATGAAGGAATGAAGGTAGTGCGTCATGTGACCAGACTGGCCAATGAATTAGGTGTTAAAGTATTAACTTTATATGCATTTTCCACTGAAAATTGGAAGCGCCCCAAAACTGAAGTCGAGTTTTTAATGAAACTGCCAGAAGAATTTTTAACAACCTTTCTGCCTGAGCTAATTGAAAAAAATGTGCAAGTTCGTATTATGGGAGATAAAAGTGAGCTCCCTGCCCATACGATTCGAGCCGTGGATAACGCAATTGAAAGAACAAAGCATAACACGGGGCTGATTTTAAACTTCGCGCTCAATTATGGTAGCCGTCACGAAATTATAGGCGCTATTCAGTCATTGGTAGAAGATGTAGAGCAGGGAAAAGTAGATTCTTCTTCTATTTCAGAAAATTTATTTTCTTCCTATTTGATGAGCAAAAGCCTTCCAGATCCGGATTTGCTTATTCGTACAAGCGGCGAGCTTCGCTTAAGTAATTTTATGCTTTGGCAACTAGCTTACACAGAGTTTTGGTTTACAGAAGTATTATGGCCAGATTTTAAAGAAAATCATTTAATCGAAGCAGTCGAGGCGTTTCAAAAGCGCGGTCGCCGCTTTGGTGGTGTATAA
- the rseP gene encoding RIP metalloprotease RseP gives MNTVIAFVVIFGALVFFHELGHLVFAKRAGILCREFAIGFGPKIFSFKRDETVYTIRLLPLGGFVRMAGEDPEMIEVKPGQMVGLMFDKEGKVNKVIINNKEQHPNAKVIEVEQADLEHNLFISGYEEGEDERLQKFEVAEESYFVMDGEEIQIAPYSRQFASKTLGQRALAIFAGPLMNFILAFVIFIVLGISQGYVVDKPVMGKLTSDGVAVDAGLKQGDKVQAIDGQSVSTWDDVVKVIQKHPEQQITFTVQRGGKTLDIPITPESRKVGEQTIGLIGVYAPVEKSFIGSITHGATETYTWMKEILTGLGKLVTGQFKLDMLSGPVGIYAATDQVAQSGIYYLMKWAAVLSINLGIVNLLPLPALDGGRLLFFAVEGIRGKPIDRQKEGIVHFIGFALLMLLMLVVTWNDIQKFFL, from the coding sequence TTGAACACAGTCATTGCGTTTGTCGTCATTTTTGGAGCTCTTGTATTCTTTCATGAGCTTGGTCATTTAGTTTTTGCAAAGCGTGCAGGCATCTTATGCCGTGAGTTTGCCATTGGGTTTGGTCCCAAAATCTTTTCATTTAAACGAGATGAAACAGTTTATACCATTCGCTTGCTGCCTCTAGGTGGATTTGTTCGAATGGCTGGAGAAGACCCAGAAATGATCGAAGTAAAGCCTGGTCAAATGGTGGGCCTCATGTTTGATAAGGAAGGCAAAGTAAATAAAGTCATTATTAATAACAAGGAACAGCATCCAAATGCAAAAGTTATTGAGGTAGAGCAAGCAGACTTAGAGCATAATCTATTTATTTCAGGTTATGAAGAAGGTGAAGATGAACGTCTGCAAAAATTCGAGGTAGCAGAAGAATCTTACTTCGTTATGGACGGAGAAGAAATTCAAATTGCGCCTTACAGCCGTCAGTTTGCTTCCAAAACTCTTGGTCAGCGTGCGCTAGCCATTTTCGCTGGTCCGCTAATGAACTTTATATTAGCCTTTGTTATTTTTATCGTTCTTGGGATTTCTCAAGGATATGTTGTTGACAAACCCGTGATGGGCAAATTAACATCAGATGGAGTAGCCGTTGATGCGGGACTCAAACAAGGAGATAAAGTTCAAGCAATTGATGGACAAAGTGTTTCAACGTGGGATGATGTCGTAAAAGTAATTCAAAAACATCCTGAACAGCAAATTACATTCACGGTTCAGCGCGGCGGCAAAACGCTAGATATTCCAATTACACCTGAAAGTCGCAAAGTTGGGGAACAGACAATTGGATTAATTGGCGTATATGCACCGGTTGAAAAGTCATTCATTGGTTCGATCACGCACGGAGCTACTGAAACATATACGTGGATGAAAGAAATCTTAACGGGTCTAGGGAAGCTTGTGACAGGACAGTTCAAACTGGATATGCTTTCTGGTCCTGTAGGTATTTACGCAGCAACTGATCAAGTAGCACAGTCAGGCATTTATTATCTAATGAAATGGGCAGCCGTTTTAAGTATTAACTTAGGGATTGTCAATTTGCTCCCACTTCCTGCTTTAGATGGAGGACGACTATTGTTCTTCGCTGTAGAAGGAATTCGCGGTAAGCCAATTGATCGTCAAAAAGAAGGCATTGTTCATTTTATCGGTTTTGCTTTATTAATGCTGCTGATGCTCGTTGTAACGTGGAACGATATTCAAAAGTTCTTTTTATAA